The nucleotide window TTTCCATAGCTGTTTGTATACTTGTGCTGAGATGTCCAAGATTTGGTTTCATGATAATTTCAGCCACTGGCATATTGATATAACTATTACTTCTTGTACTACTTCTTAAAAGTAAACTCTGAGATCTACAAGGctgttttgacttgcatttcccaaTACATAACTCCTCTTGGTCTTGAACAGTCAAAGTAGAGGTTCTCTTAAAACCAACACAGAGTGGTTTTTGAGTACTTTCCTCTGAATGAAGATTCATTAGGGATTCCTGTTTGGTCTTAGACTCTAAAAACTGCTTATTATTTTGTCCTTCTCTATTCACAACAGATTGATGGAAGACACTGGAGACCTCTTTACTTGAACTCCCTGGTAAGTCTACAATTCCTTCTAAAGAATAGCATCTTGATTTGACGTTAGAGGATAGAACATGCATACTACTTAAGCCTATTAAATTATGACAACTTCCTCCCATTATGTCATTAGCACTggctcttctatttttaaaattaactagcTGCATTTTCTTAGCACATTTTTCTTGAAATCCTTGATCACTTATCTGCAGTCTCTTAGTAGTATCtgattcttctttgtttttgtctttatgaaGCAGACTGAGAAGAAGACACTCAGTTGATTTGAAGGAATTCAAATTGTTTAAGCGAAGGATTTTTGAAGACTGTGGATCATCTTGGATTTTATGTATCCCACTGGGTCTATCTGAAACTGTGACGTAGCCACAAACAACTAccaggaaatgaaacaaaaattaagatgCAACTGTGTGACAgtggacaaaaataaaacaaaaacaatagtaaagttaaaaaaataaagcattactaTAGTATATATTGTTAGTATAGTACAACAGCAGTTGCTTAATTCAGAAGCCACTTAAATAGGACACATGCAACATTCAGTTACAAAGTGCAAGACTGAGTAGAGGTTTTCCAACTTGTGatataaatcacttaaaaatcttttcaaaaatctaATTAAAGGAATtgagtaaatacattaaaaaatcactgGCTTTGTCTACAAGTATTAGAAAGCTCTTAATTATAAGACAACTAACTGTACTATAATAAAACTTACacatttggtctttgtctctAGTAACTGGTATAGTGATCCTAAAACGTTTAGAATTTCCAGAGAGGGCGTCTTTTGTTATCCATAGTACACCTACTGGAGAACATCTGAGTTTATGGTAATGAGGTGACTTAGGGCTGAACTTGCTTAGAAGGTTGGAGCTTTCAATCTACCTCAGACCTCCCTGAATGACAGAAGGATGTGGACTGAAGACTCAGCAAAATCACCAATAActgatgatttaatcaatcatgcctatgtaactAAGCCTCAGTTAAAACTATGAAGTAACAAGGCCAACAGAGCAtacaggttggtgaacacattgaCATGATTGGGAGGGTGGAATCCCTGGAGAGGGCATGAAAGCTGTGTACAACCCTTACTTCTTCCACATAGCTGTTTCTGACTTGTATCTTTTATAAAAACTGGTACTCATTAAATAAAGCAGTTTCCAGAGTTCTGTGAGTTGTACTCAATTATTAAACCCAAGGAAGGTTGAAGGGACACCCAAACTGGTAGTCAGGGCAGAAATGCGAGTGAGTAAGCCTGAGGACCTCATCTGCAGGTGGTACCTGAAGtgtgagggcagtcttgtggaactgagcccttaATCTGTGGAGTCTGCATAACTTTGGGTGGTTAGTATCAGAATTTAAGGAATTTGTCCTTCACTTGTAGGGTCTGGTCTAACTCTGGGTAGTCAGTGTCAGAAATGAATTGAATTGTAGTACACCCGATTGATGTGAATAACTGGTGTGAGAATGATATATTTGAATTACTGGAAGACAACATAACAGGAACCATAGTATTCCCAAActgtaaaataatttatagctTGCCATCTTCATATTTACCTACACTTTGAGATCTTTTAAATTATGGGAAacttgaaaatgttaataaatttacATAATAAGTAAAAACTCATACATACCCAAAATGCTTACAAATAATTCATAATATTCAAAGGTAAGCAGAGGTTCAGGGAGATCTAGAAAATAATCTGCTATTGTTCTGAATACATCTCGTTCAAATCCAACATAAGTTGGATTATTCATATTACTTCTTGGCCCTAAAAGatagaaggcaaaaaaaattggtaaaatatattttatttaaaaaaatttttttctacgtggcaatgagaaagaatgaaatatggccttttgtagcaacgtggatggaactggagagtgtgatgctaagtgaaataagccatacagagaaagacagataccatatggtttcactcttatgtggatcctgagaaacttaacagaaacccatgggggaggggaagggaaaaaaaaaaagaagaggttagagtgggagagagccaaagcataagagactgttaaaaactgagaacaaactgagggttgatggggggtgggagggaggggtaggtgggtgatgggtattgaggagggcaccttttgggatgagcactgggtgttgtatggaaaccaatttgacaataaatttcatatattaaaaaaaaaaaattttaacatttattcttttattttatttcttttttgagagtgagagagacagagcatgagtgggagaggggcagagagagagggagacacagaatccgaaacaagctccaggctctgagctgtcagcacagggcccgatgcggggcttgaactcatggactgcaagatcatgacctgagctgaagttggacactcaactgactgaaccacccaggcaccccaatatattttattttaaataaaaatttagatataCTTATAAAAAGTGTCAAAAAGTTCTCCATGATGGAGCAAAGTTTAACAAATTCTGTCACAGttcaaacatttcaaagaatTGTGCACATcacatctcattctttctcattatgtTTTCATTACAAATCACTgcgaataggggcacctgggtggctcagttggttgggcattcaTCCGAGTCTGGATTTCGGCTCGGATTGAGCCTCcttgtgtggctctgtgctgacagggtagagactgcttgggattctctctctctctgctcctctgctgcacccatgtgctctctctctcaaaataaataaataaactctaaaaaaaaaaatcactgcaagTAACTACTAGCATTTTGTCTTAATACTTATTTACCTAAAAACTGTATATAAGGcaacatttgaaatatattttaaagcagtaaGGTTATTTAATGAGATTTTATTGCAattcattttacaaaacaaagaatatgtagataatgaaaataattcttccaaattatcttttgtaaatttacattttcatgaaTAGATTTTGTCTGACATGAAGCATACCCTTAATGAGTTTAAATAATATCTTTACATTGCCATTTCATTAgcttaatgttctttttttaaatttttattttttatttttttagagagagcaggggagagtggcagaggggaagagagagagaatcttaagcaggatccatgctcagtgcagagcccgacgcagagctgatcccacaaccctgggatcctgaggtgagccaaaatcaagggttggacactcaactgactgagccacctaggcgcccctagcttAACGTTCTTCAAAGAATCATGCCTGCTCATTAGTTTTTTACTCAGAAATAAGATCTGACttcatattacagatgaggaaactgaaggttaGAGTAACTTGCTTAAGATGAAAAAAACCATTGGTGGCAAAGCTAATATTAGAACTTAGAGCACTTAAAGCAAGACTCTGAGCTTTGAGGTCTAACAACATTTAAAGTGTGCTCCATGGACTACATAATCAGACTCATTCAATGTGCctgttaaaaatatgtaagttccTCTGTACAAACCAGAATTTATGGAGGTGAAGCTAAGAATTACTGACTTAGAAATGTTTGCTGCTGGCTCACTAATTTAGTAGTTTCCAAATGCTGAGTGTGGGAATCTTCACTAATAAGAAGCTTTTGAGGCATGTTTAGTCCAACTGGAATGAACCTACCTAATGAATCATCTAAATCAGAATCTTTGGCTAGTCTCCCTAGTGACTGTAATATGCACTCAGGTTTGAGAGTCACTATTTTATCTTTCAAGTTAAAATCTTTCTCTTCCCAAAcccaaataattttacttttctgccAGCAAACTTTTGTATGGTCATAATGTGAGCACACACACTGAAAAAGGattgaagaaaacaatcacacACATTTAACAGCTTAAAGGCTAATATGGGTTTTATgtagagcaaaataaaaatcttttaaaaaattattgttaaagttttaagtttatttatttgtttttgagagagaacgtgagcaggggagggacagagagagagaatcctatgcaggctccacactcagcatggagcctgacatggggctcgatctgtgagatcatgacttgagctgaaatcaagagtcagatgcttaaggaggatataaaatatattcttaatatgtagaataaaaaaatgtgataatcATTAGAAAATTTTCTAAGAACATACTcttattagaattaaaaatacaaaatttatagtTAGTGTATCTAGGTTTGAATACATATATCTTTATGTATCAGTAGAAGACTTTCAAAAGACTTActttctcttctaaaaaaaaactgGGGATAGTATATTAATCACTCATTCCTATATGTCACAGGATTACTGTAGGGGATTGAATAATAACTAAAAGTCTAAATGCTATCTCTAGCTAGATATATTGTTAAACTGGAATCCAGTAAATTGTATCTTTGCTATCATTTAGGTATAACATGGACtggtaagaaagggaaaaaaaaaaatctctaaatatgGGATATTTGAGAAATTCCTGAAAATATAAGCATTGGGTTGCTAACCATGAGCCAAAGTATAAGACAGAAGGGCAGTTAggtgggggaaggcagaaagagaaactcaCAAATCAAGCTTATGATTAAGATCTTTACACCTCAGtttgataaataaaatctttctatAACTTACATTATTTACTTTATTGctatttattctgttattttgtcATATTGACACCCAGTGGACAACAAGGGAATATGTACCTATCTTGaacattattaataaaatactcatttcataagaactagaaaaaatccttttataaaaaaattattgaaatataatttaacttttaatgaTTTAGAAGCACAtatttctgcatatttttaaaactgatttttaggggcacccgggtggctcagtcagttaagcatccgacttcagcttaggtcatgatctcacggtttgtgagtttgagccctgcatcgggctctgtgctgacagctcagagcctggagcctgctttggattgtgtcccccccacccctgcttgcgctcgctctctcttccaaaaatgaataaacattaaaaaaacttttttttaaataaaaaaattgatttttaaagcaattagGGCTTTGTACTTAAGCCAGTGtctcaaattataaaaattaattatcacTGCTCACTATTGAAAaagctttttttccatttactgatTAGTGAcagatcattttttttataaacataaaagttCCATTAATGTATCTTATGGAGTACAAGCATGTCATGAAGCAGCTCAGTGTTGACGCTGTGTACAATGGCAAGGGGAATGAAGTAGATTTAATGTGACTTCATTTCTGATTGAACTTTTCCACTTTATAAGAGCTATTACTTAAAAGTTGCTATTTGAACTCTATAGGCCTCACTAAGGCAACTGGTGTAAGTTATACCTAAAATCCTTTGATATCCACTAGCCTGTGATTTTATGATTTATGAAAACTGAGCTACAAATGATGAACTTAAATTATGAAATCACCGTCTGCATAGAAAAAGTTATGTACTTTATAATGCATTCCACATGCAAGGAAATGCGATCAGATCTACTAGATTGTCATTCAAACATCAAAAGAAATGGCATACTTTATCAGGATTTCTatacattgttttcaaaatttccttAGCTCTTattaaatagtataaatatatattttatataaatatattttataaataaatatatatatacacatacacattttgtttgtttaacttacAATTTGCCAGGCACTTCATGGCAGATAATACCCAGTGAGGAAGGTcatctatacaaaaaaaaattttatattgttcAATAATATCACCTAATTTCCATGAtactatatttaaaactttatgcttattatatataattacatacacacatatatatgtatatatgcatatgtatgtatattaccAGGATTAACAATTATTATATGTTTAATAAGACATAAGGTgaagacaatattttaaaatacaagtttaaaaGTCATAGAGATCTTGAGTTTGATTCTTTCcagaatacataaaacaattacccCCAAATTGAGGATATTTTGGTGGAGGGGTTCATAAATAGTTAATGTTCATACTTGTCCACTGccaccatgttttctttatcttaatTTCCATTCTGATTATAGGTATGCTATTTGAATATTATTGATTTGAGTGAGACCTATGATTGAAATGATATATCTGAATATTAGTGTGCTTTTAGTGAGGCTTGCTTAAAATCTTTCATTTGCTACTAACTGAAGTATGCTGCATAAAATCGAACTGTTTTTTGACACCAACACAAAAACCACATATACACTTAACTTGAAGAGTTTATGGTTATAAAGAATAGAAAGTCTGAATAAGAGAATATACTGGTAAGTATGTGATTTTAGGTAATTTAAGATGGGAGTGGTACAAAGCCATATGCATATGCAACATAACttaagtttttgctttttgttcctaCAATTCAAACTTTAAAGTTCTTGCCAACACAAAGAAACTCAAGTGATACATACCAGTTAATTCTACAGGCAATAATTGATTATAAAAAATGAGTCAACATTTTGAGATTTATtgatacatttcttaaaatgttaagttttaaatGTAATGCAGCTGGCTTGAATATATCATTGATTTTTCCATCTTATATCTAAAAtcaatacattatatatatataaatatatataataaaccagtgatctTTAAAATACTGGTCTTGAGACTTTGGTCTTGAGGGTTTTGCATATGTCTTGACTtgtgtaaatttatatataactgCTCATGTAAGCTCCAAGAAGCCATGGaccatttttctcttgttcatcaCTAAATCTTTAGTATAATGCCTGGTACATTGTAGGCCCTCAATAAAATGTAGTTAATCaatagttttaattatattttcataccTTTTGGATGTTTAaccttgtcatttaaaaaaaatcatgcataaATACCATGAGAGGCTAATAGTACCAATAATATTCACTTAAATGATTACTAAAGCACTTATCATGATAATCTCCCCTTAATACTCTTTCAGTTAAAGTATTCTACTTTCTACATTTTTAGTCTCTCTACACCCCCACAATAGCTGCAACCTATGTTAGCAAGTTTAAAAGAGTCCAACTTCTTTTATTGATACCAACCTGATTTGTCTTGTAGTATAACTATTCCATGTTTACTTGTATTGGTCATGTTGTACGTTATGTATTGAGGAACTACTTGATTTGGATTTATGACTTCTTCTAGGGATGACACACCTAAAATGGTTTGCAGgctaaacagaagaaaaaatacaaacttcttttttctacataaaataaGTGGAATGGGATAAATATTAGAGTATGAATGGCAAACAAAGCCatcagaatatttttcttaagcCAAACTGATAAAGGTTATAGTTAGTATCCACTTTCAAATATACTTACCTTAGTAACCTTGTAATGATTCCAATACAGACCCCGAACTATAGCTATATATAACTTTGactcaaagaaaaaacaaatcatacTGAAAACATTCTATTTCAACTGTACTAGAAGTTCAAGAGCACttattaagaaatacaaatacaggTTAAATTCTAAGCTTTAAGAACTAATCtgtttttttgcatttgtagATCTCgataaaaatgtcaaattaacATTCTAGAACACTTTGGAACGTGGTTAGAGCTTAGTTTTAGCTTACTAGATCAGAATAATATATCTCCAAACTTCTTCAATATCTTCTGGGCTTATTTCTCTATTACCAACTGAGTTTTCTTGATCTTCATTGATTATTACATGGttcattttctctatattttcctggaaaaaaaattactttggtttAACATGCTATGCTCAAATTAAGGAAATATTGAACTGACACAATTCCTAATATTTAGTAATTCTACTAATAAACAGTCCACTGTGAAGCTGTAAGTTTAAGTGTCACCTGAAGGAATAAGGTTAACATATGGCAATAAAGCTTTTTGGTTTTGTAGCTGCCCCTACCACTCTCAaaccaatttaaaacaaaacatgtttaagTTATACAAATACTGTTTCAGGTGTGTCTTActaccatttttattattgttcccATGGGTTCTATTGTTCTACGgtaaaacatatacacatatttttggaATATAATGTAGGTTAAGAGACTTTAGTATTGGCTTCAAATATTAAAGAACTATCTACTtctaatgttttataattaagtACATGGTAATAATATTTAAACTAGTGATTAGTAAAAAGGATGTTTTACCTGAGAGAAATGTAATCCAGATTTTTTAGGAGTTCTACGAGATAAATTTcgtaatttaaaaatgctatcttTATCTTTGGAAAAGTTCTCTATGCTGTTTTTTCTCAATTCTGGATGCCTTCGTGGAAAACTTTTAAGCGGAGAATTTGCAGGAAATCTGGTTTAAGAATAATATGCAATTAAATAAtgtaagatcagaaacaaagTTTTAGTgtctgtttatcttttaaaaatcacaaaagaactgaatttatttatattaccaaGGAAGGAAGATTCTACATAAATTGATTTTCccattaaacctttaaaaaacattttaatggtttcctacTTTTTTagtatattgtatgtattttaacTTTATATCTGGATAAGTAAGAGTTATTATTGGGATCAATtctgttgaagaaaaaaatagttccattttctaaatttctttgaCAAGCtatctaatttatatatattttctgatcTTTGTCtgactgttctttttctaatttccagtGCTTGGTCTCTGTTATTCCTTTTGACTATaatgctttttcccccctccagtataacaaaaaatatttcaaagatacaAGAAAGTACGGAAAATAATGTAAACAACATCCAGATATGTAATCATCAACCATCAAACAAtacaatatttaacattttactcaagacttcattatttaaaaaaaaaaaaagacttcatgattttttttgttaatcaAATTCTTTgcttattctatttctttctctttctgagggAAGCCATTAACTTGCAGTTAGTgtgtttctttcttattcatgtttttatacttttaataagTATACATAAACAACATAtggtttggctttttttctctatggtatttatatattaatatataagatatatgtataatgtataaaataaaatatgctaagtTTTTAGTGACCTCAGAAGTTCTTATTCCATgatcctaaaaatattttcttataccAAGTTCCCatgtacagttgacctttgaacatgggtttgaactgtgcagcaCACTTATACACATTTTTGTATATACAGTACggtattataaatgtattctctcttatgattttcttttttttttttttaatttttttttaacatttatttatttttgagacagagagagagagagagagggcatgaacaggggagggtcagagaaagagggagacacagaatctgaaacaggctccaggctctgagctgtcagcacagagcccgacgcggggcttgaacccacggaccgcgatatcatgacctgaaccgaagtcagacgcttaaccgactgagccacccaggcgcccctaattttcttaataacatttacttttctctagcttactttaatgtaacaatacagtatataatacatttaacatacaaaatgtgtgttaattgattatttatgttattgatagggcttctggtcaacagtaggctatcacTAAAGTTTTTGGCgagtcaaaagttgtatgtggatttttgaccatgcaggggagggggttggtgcccctaagCTGCGttattcaaggatcaactgtatgtatagttttgttttttcagtacttaattatttaaatttaagcccAGATATTGGGTAGGGAAATTCTCTCCTCCTTGTTCTTCAAAATTGCCTTGGacttttaaattactaaaaaaacTTTAGAACCTGCTTGTCAaattctataaaaaattatatagggGTTTTGAATGAAAttgaatttaatttatatatatatcaatttggggagaaatgaCTTATTTATGATACTaagtcttctttctttaaaaatgtttatttatctttgagagagagagctcatacacatgagtgaggaggggcagagagagaggcagacagagaaccccaagcaggctctgtgccatctgtgcccttagcacagagcccaacatgactggaactcacaaattgtgagatcatgaccttaggtgaaatcaagaatccaacgcttaaccaactgagccacccaggcgctctggaTACTAAGTCTTTTGATTCATCAACAGGATATCCTTCTTCACTTATTacctttaaaacaattatataattttctccAGTAAAGTCTCACACATTTttggtaaagtttatttttaagtatactttATAAATTTGCTAACATTATAAAACACTTAGAGGCAGAGAGACTAGTTGAAGAGTTATGCAGAATTCTgggtaagagagaaaaatggtttaACAAAATGAACTATCAGAGTGAAGGGAGGAGTAGATCAGAGAACTGCTAAAGTGGTATAACAGAGATGGTCTGttaattaaatcatatttaaaggggagaaaaaggaaaagaatcaaaaCAACTATAGGGAAGACAGTTAAGTATGGAGTAAGAAGATAAAATTTGGGTTAAGACATGATAGTGATTTTTCTATATGTTATATCTGGAGTGCCTAATGGGCAAAAATAGGTCTGAAGCTCAGGGATATATTTGGGTTGGAAGTTTGAAAGTTATAAGGAAAGTAGGTGAAGACATGGCAAGAGATTGCCCAGGGAGACAGTGAAGTAAAGACAAGTCTAGGACCTTTAGAACCAGTAACAGCTAAAGGATGAATAAGAGCAAAGGAGCTCACAAAGTGCCTAAGCAGTAGTTAAGACAGTCAGGATTTGTAGAGTGCTATACAAAAGGAACTACTCAATGTTTGTTACTGCAATTTACTTGTACAACATAAATCATCTTTGATACACAAGAATCAACTACTAAGACACTTCATTTGAAAAGTACTAATTttgcagagagaaaaaacatggaTATTAGAATCCAAAGACCTAGTTTAATGATATATAACATAGAACCCTGCACATGAGAGAAAAAGCAATGGTGCTGGCCTAAGGGAGTCAGAAAGGCTCCACAGAGGAGGCTGCAATAGAATTGACAGGAGAGCAAATGTATTTACTAATCTGACAATGTCTACAGTGTTTCAAGGTAGAAGAACATATTTCAGACAGATATAACAAGATTTACTGAAGCATGGTCtcatcttcctcatctgtaaaaagaagtTAATACCTAACCTGCTTAGCTAGTCCAGGGATTAAGTAAGAAAGCATGTAAATCATACAGCAGGTCTTCTGATATATGgtaaatccttaaaaaatattctctttaacCTATAGTATATTTCTtctgttatttattatataaagtttgctattatttcttttatcacatGTATTCTTAGGTT belongs to Panthera tigris isolate Pti1 chromosome C1, P.tigris_Pti1_mat1.1, whole genome shotgun sequence and includes:
- the DEPDC1 gene encoding DEP domain-containing protein 1A, producing MESRSVPPGPYRATKLWNEITTSFRAGMPLRKHRQHFKKYGNCFTAGEAVDWLYDLLRNNNNFGPEVTRQQTIQLLRKFLKNHVIEDIKGRWGSENLDDNSQLFRFPANSPLKSFPRRHPELRKNSIENFSKDKDSIFKLRNLSRRTPKKSGLHFSQENIEKMNHVIINEDQENSVGNREISPEDIEEVWRYIILIYLQTILGVSSLEEVINPNQVVPQYITYNMTNTSKHGIVILQDKSDDLPHWVLSAMKCLANWPRSNMNNPTYVGFERDVFRTIADYFLDLPEPLLTFEYYELFVSILVVCGYVTVSDRPSGIHKIQDDPQSSKILRLNNLNSFKSTECLLLSLLHKDKNKEESDTTKRLQISDQGFQEKCAKKMQLVNFKNRRASANDIMGGSCHNLIGLSSMHVLSSNVKSRCYSLEGIVDLPGSSSKEVSSVFHQSVVNREGQNNKQFLESKTKQESLMNLHSEESTQKPLCVGFKRTSTLTVQDQEELCIGKCKSKQPCRSQSLLLRSSTRSNSYINMPVAEIIMKPNLGHLSTSIQTAMENELGESSTTINKRLCKSTIELSENSLPPASSVLTGTQSLLQPHLERVAIDALQLCCLLLPPPNRRKLQLLMRMISRMSQNVDMPQLHDAMGTRSLMIHTFSRCVLCCAEEVDLDELLAARLVSFLMDHHQEILQVPSYLQTAVDKHLDYLKKGYIKNPGDGLIVPLPTYSYCKQISAQEFDEQKVSTSQAAIAELLENIIKNKSLPLKEKRKKLKQFQKEYPLIYQKRFPTTESEAVLFGDKPTIKQPMLILKKTKFRSLRY